The sequence GCAGTTTTTCCCATCTAACAGATTTTGGACTTCTCTCCATCTCAGCATGCATGCTTCTTTCTTTTACGAGCTGCACAGAATCTCAGTGCATCTGGGACCATTGGTGAGTTAAGCCCCCGACAAACAGTCAGAGTTTCCTCTTGTGCTGTTTTCTCTCACAAGCAGCACGCAGTGAGCATCCCGCTCCTCTGAGAGTAACTGCACTTTCAACTGATAGTGTGGGGTCGACAACACACAGTGAAGCCCTCTTTGTTTCGTCTCTCTCTTACTATACACACTGCATTTCCCattaaatttgtttcctttctctctctaataGACGTTAAGTTCTTGGACTGCAGAGTTTGTCTTAATTCATATTTGAATCCCCAAGACAAGCATCTTTATTGTAACAGATAGCcaataaatgtcttttaattctCCTAAAGTTGGAAGATGGGCTAGAAACAAAAGGGAGATGTTATCCTCCCTTccacttttcttctccttcttaatttttatattttctgctcTAACATATAGTaaacaattcaatttttaatcattaaaagtACTCATACTGTTCCAAAACTAAGAAATACTTACTTGTATTCACAAACTGGGAAAAGCACCTTTAAGATGGTTATGACCACAGCTGCTCCTATATTTCCGACCACCATGACATTCAAAAACATGAAGAACACTGGGCAAACGCTGCTCCAGAACCTGCACAGGTCCTTCCTGAACCTCTCCATCCACTGACACATCACCTAAAACAGGAGTTTTGATTAGACATGCAAGTTTGATTTGAGCTCTacgaaattttaaaaatcatgttctaGCTCTGGGGTgataataataacatattttgATTGTGGGGGTAGTTACATGGGTGTCTACACTTGTCAAAACTTACCTAACTCTATATTTTAAATAGgtacattttactttaaaacgTACCTTAGAAagttatttacaattttaaaaattaagttctaACAACACAAGCACAGAAATATTACTGTCCTTTACAATTATTTATACGGTTTTCTAACTATAAATCAAGTGCAAATAATTGCTAAGTGACAAGAAGTTAGGCTAGTACACTTTACCCCAAATGGACCAGGAGTCAACTGTGTTTCCAATAGTGGGAggacaagagaaggagagaaagacaccCCTATTAATAGCTTTTAGAACAGATGGGGAGTTCACTGTGTACAAAACATATTTCTATCCTTCAAGAGTGAGAGAGGAAACTCAGAATGCATTGACGGCACGGGCTTTAAAGACAGCCTGTTCCCAGGCGGCCGAGCTCCGAGGGAGCGGAAGTGGACAGGATGAGGGGGCTAGGGTTCAGGTAGCAAAAAGTGACCTGGGTTTCCCCAGCAACCCCAAACAAGCAATCCCAATCTTCAGTGAGAAGTTCTTCAAAGAATCATCTCTGGGCTCCTCTGAGACTACCAGCAGACCCTGCTCATTTCAATGGAAATTACCGTGAGGAAGGGGCCTAGCTAATACTTATGGAGACATCACGATGCTCTCTCTGAACCCCGAATATCTTCCCGGCCAGCTGTGTAAGCTCATTACTAACACATGAGTACTTCAGAGGTGCCAATGCAACTGACATCAGCACCCATGTTATTTGATCCTTATACAACCACATGTGACGGGCACTACTTTGCAGATTAAGTGGGCATCCCGttgtacagataaagaaactgaagttaGAGAGGCTAGGAACTCAGGATCCCaaaactagtaagtggcagaagcaggagtcaaACTTAAGCAGTCTGACTTAGCATACTGTCAACCAAGCGTGCTCGGTCACTGTACAAGATGGCGAGGGCACCATGCACGTGTGCGTGCGAGGCAGCAGTCACAGACTAAACAAATGGGGATTTGGGAAAAACATGGAACTAGAAAtcccaaacaaaatgaaatccaGTGCCTTCACCATCATTATCTGACtgtatcattatgaaatgaaactcggaaaggaaaacaggaataCCTAAAAACACCACATTAAAACAGTGATGAGACCATCATTAACAATGTTTCGTATTTCTAATGCTCACGGTTTCCACCtcattttaaatgctattttcttcACTGTAACCATAAATGTTTGTAACATAAAGATAATCCCAAACAGCTGATTTACCTTATAGGGAAACGGAGGCTCTGCTCTGAGAGGAGTCTCAGGTAATTTGCCAGGTAGAGCCTCTCCTTCTACGGTGGTCTCCACGCTCCTGATGGGGTACTGGCTGGTGGTCTGCAACGAACTAACACTTTCTACTGAGGAGGAAGAGCCAAGTTACCAAGATGCAGGCGCACTCGGGTCTCTCCTACTAGTCCTAAGATTACTACACCACAAACACTTAGGATAGTAAGAACATACATTTTGccatgggaggaaaaaaataacatatttgatTATTCAGATTTAAGTGTCAGAAAGGTGCCATAAACTAAGACAGTTATACCAGAGCTATGGCAATTATGATTCTATCACACAgaaagtcaaatttttaaaagttctgttcTGGTGGAAAAAAATGACTACTGCTTCCTCTACATGAAGTTACACGAATGATATTCTTATCATGTATCTTGTGATGATTACCCAGAGTAAGAGTAGATAATTACAGCAAGATGTCACTTTGCAATGAGCACAGACCACATTCTTTTCAGACTCAAAAGAGACTCCTGACGTCCTTAAGTGGACATATCAAGTAATGCATGTTATAAAGTATGTTTGAAAGAAGCTTACTTCCAAAAATGTTAACTATGATTAAAAAGCTACGAACAAAAGAAATAACGTCCTTAATACTGTAAATGACGGTCTCTTAAAGTACCTTTTTTGGAGAGGTTGGGAAGGGTAAACAAAACGTCATTGTCTCGGGAAATGGAGTACAGCATGCTTTCTTCCAAAGGCAGGGTGTAGTTTGTATGTCTGATTACTCCCTGGTTCTTAACTAAAATATCAATTTCAGTGACATCCTTTTGTTGAGCctataggaaaaaataatcaattactctttattttaaataatggcaTAACCCCATgagattttaaaactgaattttccTCCCTGATTTCTGTAACTAAAAGACTTGTCCTGTTCACACAGTTCCTCTCTATTCCCCCCATTTGAGGCATTAATTTGCATCTTTAATCGTATTTCTGTGCTTTAGCACTCGCTACCGTCAGCTTGCTCAATTCCATTGCATTTACTGAGAGAGACTTAGCCAGAGCAGACAGCAGCAGAGCTGTGAACCAAAGTCACTCTGCTCACTTACTTGCTCTGTTTAAGGatgttcataatattttaaagtgatatcAACAGGTAGGAAtatgatcaattttttaaaattaagacttcAAATGCTAAATAAGTAAATGCTAAAACAAGTAAAAAATCCCAAATGACTGGACACAGGCAACATTAGGTACCTTTCTTCCTTATcaaatcagaaataagaaaataattgaacATATGCACAATACTGAGCACAAATCTTTACAATTTAATTCCCAATTAATAAGCATACTGTCTTACTTGTTTTCCATCAATCTCTACTACTTCTTCTTGAATGACAATTAGTTGCAAACTGGAACCAGATGTCATAGGCCACTCATGAACTAAAATCCTTACAGTGACAattccaaaatattctttttcctccaaatttcctAGATTTTCATTCTTCACTATAAAAAAAGTAATGACAGCTTTGAACAAAAAATGCCACCAAATCTGttatttaatttgattattttgataatttacaTGGAACAAGACAGCTGTGTAtcaatttctttgcctttatCTCTGACCTCACTGATGTCTCAGATGTGTAAAAACAAAGACAACTTGACAAGTCCTCAAAACTCTTAGAGtcatttgcaaaggaaaaaatgctTCATGGTCTTTAGACTTTGTACGAAACACCACAGTAGCATcctcttttctattctcttacACAGTGTGTCAGTGAGGAAGAAACATGGCATAGGTATTTAGGAATTTACAAAACGGGCCAGAAGACACAGCCAATCCCATGTTTTAGCAAAGTAAGCGCCttcatccacccattcattcattcacagaaCCCAGTGATGGAGCAGGCCAAGCAGTAAGGACACTGAGTTTGTGCTCAATCCTCCCCCTGATAAGTGCCTGTCACTGCTGGAGAAGAGGGTGGAGGGCCCTGTAACTACTCCCTAATGGATGAGGGCGTAGGATTAGCTACTGGCCGTGTTCCCTCTAGCCAAGAACCCCCGACCCCACCCCAAAGGAGACGGGGGCATAGCAGCTGCCGCTGGTTTATAGAGCCAGTGGCTACTCTAAGGCAAAAAGcgctacagaaaaaaataagtcagCATAAACCAATGAAACTGCTGCAAAAGGTGCATTTCGTTTCTGTCCCTCAACTGTTTTCATCTGAGGATTATTTGCCAAAATGGAACCCAGATGGCTATTCTGCACGCAGGCCCAGCTGTGTGAATCCAGTCATTCCATTTATCTGGCTGCTCTCTGCTACTCACTCTCCCCCCATCCACTTTGAACAACCTCCTGCTTAGGTGGTTCTAGCTACCGCATCCCTACAGTGCTGAGgacatgccttttttttttaaagcactagcTTTCTTGCAGGGTAGCTCTTAGTTCATAAGCCCATCTCCCTGACCAGGCTGAGTTCCTTGAGAGCATGCATTAAGTTTATCGTTCTATAGCTCTGTTAAGCACCGACTCCATCCAGAATTATAAATACAGACTTTAAACTACATACGCCACCATAAATGATCAATAATGTTCACACCACTGGTTCAGTGGTTCTAAATCCCAACtatgcatcagaatctcctgggaacAGTCTAGATGCCAGAGCCTCACCCCAATCTTAATAAATCAAAATCTTGGGGGGTACAGACtaacatttgtaaatttttaagcAGGCACAGACCTTTTTATTGAGAACCAAGAGACCTAAGCTTTCAGCTCAACCTGACTGTCTCCACAAACTGCTCCTCGCTGACTTCCCTGTTTTGTGAATGAATCCGCCCTTCTCCAAGCTGCCAGGACACGAGTTACCAGGTCACCTCCGACTTCTTCACCCTCGTCCTGTGTCCAGTCAGGTGCTTCCTGTGGGCCCTTCCAGCTCCTAGGTGTCTCTTACCTTTGCCCTTTCCACTCCTACCCACCTCCCCTACCCAATACCCAGTTCATGAACTACTTACAACTGAAATAGTTGACTAACAATCctccctttctttgtctcttcccctTTGAACCGTCCACACAACAGTACCAGGTTGATCTCACCACCACACAGTTTTCATCACACAGCCTCCTCACTCAAACACCTGCAGTGCCATCCCTAGGACTTTGCCGGCAGTTCTCTGAATGGTCCTTCTTTAGGCTCCTGACGGTGGCACTtgttgctcttctctctctgctctgcctaaCCTCCCTCATATCCTCTAAGGCTCATAACTGTAAAACTTTCCTCTCTCGTGGTCCCTCTCAGTGTATTCACTGACTGTGTACTCATCGGTCTCCTTCACGAACAGTAGGCTCCTTGTCAGCATATGTGTATGCCCAAAGGCTAATGCACGAGGGCACAAGAGAGTCGATGGATAAGAAAACGCAGTCATATAAATACATCAAAGTGGTGACTCTCCAGCCTCCAAATCTGGTACCCTTGCTGtagagtaaaattaaattaaaacaatgaaggCCCTTCATATTCTGACTTTCCATACTGTGGAAGGCAGCTTTCAAAAATGGCTCTCAGTGACCCTTGCCCCTGGTATTCGTGACCTCGTGTAATTCCCTCCcagagtgtgggctggacctcgCGGTTGTTTCTaacaaacagaatacagcaaaagtgatggaAAGGCATGTCCATGATTAGATCATGGAAGACTGTGACTTCTGGCTTGCCAGTACTCTCTCTCTTGCTGGCAGTCTTCTTTCGTCCCCTTGCTGATAAAGCcaactgccatgttgtgagatGCTCTATGTGGCAAGGAAATGAGGAAGGCCCCCAGCTGGCATCTTGTGAGGAAGAGAGGCTTCAGTGCGAGAGTTCAAGGAACTGGATCCTGTCAACCACCATGAGAGTGAGCTAGgaagcaaatctttcccagatgaGTCTTGAGATGATTGTATCCTTGCAagagagccagagccagaggacCCGGCCAAGCCAAGAGGAACTATGGGACAGTATTGTTAGAGGCTACTAAATTTGGGGTTAACTTGTgacacagcaataaataactagTATACCTaccaaagaaattttttaaaagaattaaggaAAGAAGACTTTTTGTTGTTGCATTTAATGTTCTGAAAATTCTTGTAACTGATAAGACGGGCATTTACTTGAGCTATCAAAGAAATGAACGCATGGCGACAACTGGGATGACCAGAAAGATGACTATAACAAACAGAGCAGCCAGGCTGCACTCCGCGTCCAACTCCTGCTGAATACAACACCAATGGGATTATTATGTAAACCAGGAATGGCGCTTCTCTCAATAGCTATGATGGATTAGCTTGTAGTACACCAACTCTCTCACTGAGAACCACCAGAAAAGACgtaaaaaaataaacccacagacACTCAAAGCCCGCACCTGTCTAGAGGCAGGAGACCTAAAAACACAGGCGGCACCCCACCAGGCACCTGCCACTTCCCCGGGTGAACAGTGGAGAAGCTGGAAGGCTGAAGAGAAAACAGTGGCTACGAGGCAGAGAAGCTAAACGGAGCTTCCGTCAGTCCCAGGCAGCTTGGGGGTAAAACGAAGTTTAAGGCACAAAGGTATCCAGGGTCCTAGACCAAGACCCTAGAGAGAAGGGAAGCATAAAGTAAGCCAACCGTCTATGCAGCTCCCCCACTGAAACAACTGCTGAGTGGTAAGTGGGTTGGGCTGAGAAACTGAGCATATACCTAGGATACTAAGACATTAGGCCAAACTTTCGGCAGGCTCATGATGGTGGGCAGTTTGGGGCCCACAAAACAGGAGGGGCCCTGGTAAAGACTGTTTTCACTTGGGACCCATGAAGAGCCACATCCGAGGAGCatcagagaaggagagacagaccaGGCCTCCCAAGCCTGGGGCCCAGCCTTCAATCAGCTCAATCCTCGACTTAATATCGAAGGTGCTCCACCCCTTAACATCATGACCGCCAGGGACTAAAGGAAATCCTGTCTGGAGGAAGATCATATCATCCAGAGCCTTTAGAATTTTTCATACGCAATATCAAAAATAACAGTACAGAGTAGGAGAGggatcaagaggaaaaaaaaacagatccaGAGGGGCTCAAGACATTAGAGTGGGCAGATATGAACTTTAAAGCTACTGCAAGTAACAGGTTCAAAAAGATAGATGATAAAATGGAGAATTTCACCAGATAACTGTAAGCTattagcaacaaaaaagaatgaaatggaaatccTAGAAGGAAAGTCCAACGAGTGAAATTAGCTCAATTAGACTCAGCTGATGAATTTTTGTGctggaaggacagaaagaaaaaaggatagagAACAGAAAGGGATGTAAGATATATATGGAACCCTGTGAAAGGGTCAAATGTAAGCGTAAATGAAAGACAAGAAGGGAGTAAGAGACGAAGGAGAAGTagcatttgctgaaaagacaCTGGccaaaaatttccccaaatggaCAAAAACATCAACTCACAGATTAAAGGACTCCAGACCTGAgcacatcatagtaaaactaCTGAGaatcaaaggcaaagaaaaaaatcttaaaagtaaacagaaaaaaaccccagaaaaataatatatgatcCTCACTGAACAATGAGTATGGGACTGACACTAACTCTCAATGGAAACTACAGAAGCGAGAAGACGATGGAAATTAGTCTTTCAAGAGCTAACCTACGCTTCCACATGCAGTGAAAACACGCTCCTACAGGAAGGCAACGCAAAGatgttttcagacaaacaaaagctcagATAATTCATTGCTAACAAATCTGCACTAAAAAGCCCATAAGGGGAATTCTTTAGGGAGAGGAAATATGACCCCAGAGGGGAACAAGATATTtgggaaggaatgaagagcaacTGAAAGGGTGACCACGAGGGTAAACGCAAATCAATATGGGACTAGAGAACAGTGAGGGTAATTATGCTGCACAGGGCTTAAGGACATAAAGAGCAAATGCAAGACAGTAACAACACAAAAGCAGACAGGGAACAAACGGAGTTGAAGTGTTCTAAGGTTCTTTCATTGTTTGGTAAATGATAAAAGTACTAGTTTATTGATCGCAAGGGTAACCATTGAAAGAATAGTAAAATCATATAAGAACCAACAGGATAGAGGAGAATgatgagacaaaaaataaataacccagaagagggcaaaaaggaaaagaaaaaggaacacagaCGAGGTGGGAcacaaacaggaaacaaataaTTAAGACGGAAGACCCAAACCCAAATACATCAGTTACTACATTAATGCAAATAAACTGATAAACAGTGGTCTCGGGGTTAAGAgtcagcactctcaccaccgcggcctgggttcggttcctggtcAGGGGCCCACACCACCCATCGGTCATTGTcgtactgtggcagctgtgatgctgaaagccatgccaccggtcacctgtggtggacaggttttagtggagcttccagactaagacagaccaggatgatggatctggccacccactttcaaaACAACTGGCCCTGAAAACCCTAcaaacagcagtggagcattatctgatacagcgccagaaagtgagagagtggcgcaaaaagactggacagggttctgctctgctgtccacagggtcactaggaatcAGAATCTATGTGAAGGcactaacaaaaaaaataaattaattaaaattctaattaaaagacAGGTTTACAGGCtaaatcaaaaaaaaacaaaacacaagtaTAGGCTGCCTATAAGAGATTCACCTTCATTGTAAGGATccagaaagactgaaagaaaatggaaagataccaTGTCAACAATccactgccctcccctctccctgtccaAAAAGCAGTTATTGCGAAAATAACATAGATGAAGCGGATTTTAAGGCAGGAACTTCACTAGCGATAAAGAAGGACATGTTATAACAATAAGAGTTGATCCACCAGGAAGACATGACAGTTCTAAATCCATAGGGATTTACCAATGTCgtgtcaaaatatataaagcaaaaagtgATGAAACTGAGAGCGAATACACAGATCCACATAGCGAAGATCTTAACATGCCATTCACAATAACTGACAGAGCAGGCAAGCAAGCAGGAATTCCATGAAAGACTGAACAACATGATTAATAAACGTGACCTACATAGCTAGAACATCACATCCAACTTTTCAAGCACACAGAGAAAGCAACATCTACGGAAACTGCCCATGTGCTAAGCCATACAGCAAGTCTCTAATTTAAGGGgttaaaattatttctctgatGACAGAGGTggaatcagtaaaaaaaaacaaaaactaaaatgtttgGAATTAAGCAACTAAATGGGGACTAAATGACCCAAAGGACAAGGAAGTATCAccacaaataattagaaaacactaacgaactgaatgataatgaaaatacataaCAAATCAAGCACAGGCTACAAGTGCTTAAGAGAAAAACTGACTGCCTTAAAGGCatattaaaatagaatactatatatatttctcatattctttatttcattctaatAATATGGTACATTGCAATGTAACAGATTTGCTTGTCTTTAGACAACTCaagattttaaaaggttaaaaaagaaaaatgtgatacAGCCATAAGGGTAGAAGAACCGAAAACTAGAGAATCAGACAGACAACTcgtttttctctttactttgtgTAGCTGCAATAAGCACCCCTGAGGCTGTGCCTCTTGCTCGTAAATCTCCATTTACTGCACTATGATCCCAACCTACGAGAAATGCAGTGCCAATCAACGCCAATCTCACGGAGAAGCAAATGTGACTATGCCAGGAATAATCAATGTGAAGTAGGAacagaattttaatatattagcGTTATGACATACTCCAGTAATGATgtacattaatttaaaatgaaaatatataacatCAAAGAATTGTGTTTCACTAATTTAGTATTAAAAACAGAACAGTTACGGAAATGATTTAGTCATACTCACCTATCAAAGTCTGACAGCTGATTCGGGTGACCCCACTATTTACAGGGAGGTCATTTACATAGACCTGTCCACTCTCATAGGTTATGTTAAGAATCACCTTAAAATAAAGCAGCATATACATTAATTCCAATGGTTTATAAACGATGACAAACTCTTCATGTCAAAAATACATTATCTAACTAAGTTAGATGTGTAGGTAAAAATACAACAGGCTGCATATTAAACCTATATATTAAAACCTAACCAAAAGGAGACAAACCTGTTCTCGAGATGCCTCCCCACCGTCTTTCAGGGTAGTTACATTAATTCTGATGCTGTCCTGCAAaacaaacattatataaattggCTAGGTACACATTTCACAAACTGAGAATAactcagttttccttttcctccatttATAGTATAATCGTTTAtgacattaaaagaatatttttaaaaactatcatttCCATTATCACAGCCTTTCTTATGCTCTTACTCACAATTCCAATTTTTCATAATCTCTATACTTTTTCCATTTAACTAAGaaatatatcacatatatgaGTATCTAATATGCAAATtagagtttaaaagaaaagattaatattCATGTACCTACTACCTAGATTAAAAACTAGATCATCCACACCTTAGAAGTCCCCTACCACCCCTCAGGAAGGTCCTGATGTTGTCGTCCATATTAAtcatttcttgtgtttctttatagttttactatCTGTGTATCTCTCTGTATAGGTTTAGTTTTATCTGTTTCTGAGC is a genomic window of Equus przewalskii isolate Varuska chromosome 32, EquPr2, whole genome shotgun sequence containing:
- the GINM1 gene encoding glycoprotein integral membrane protein 1 isoform X1 gives rise to the protein MEGAPRAPFALRLLLLAVLPAAVWLTTGPAEPPPAPGAPKDSIRINVTTLKDGGEASREQVILNITYESGQVYVNDLPVNSGVTRISCQTLIVKNENLGNLEEKEYFGIVTVRILVHEWPMTSGSSLQLIVIQEEVVEIDGKQAQQKDVTEIDILVKNQGVIRHTNYTLPLEESMLYSISRDNDVLFTLPNLSKKVESVSSLQTTSQYPIRSVETTVEGEALPGKLPETPLRAEPPFPYKVMCQWMERFRKDLCRFWSSVCPVFFMFLNVMVVGNIGAAVVITILKVLFPVCEYKGILQLDKVNVIPVTAINVHPDGPEKTVENRGDKTCV
- the GINM1 gene encoding glycoprotein integral membrane protein 1 isoform X2: MEGAPRAPFALRLLLLAVLPAAVWLTTGPAEPPPAPGAPKDSIRINVTTLKDGGEASREQVILNITYESGQVYVNDLPVNSGVTRISCQTLIVKNENLGNLEEKEYFGIVTVRILVHEWPMTSGSSLQLIVIQEEVVEIDGKQAQQKDVTEIDILVKNQGVIRHTNYTLPLEESMLYSISRDNDVLFTLPNLSKKESVSSLQTTSQYPIRSVETTVEGEALPGKLPETPLRAEPPFPYKVMCQWMERFRKDLCRFWSSVCPVFFMFLNVMVVGNIGAAVVITILKVLFPVCEYKGILQLDKVNVIPVTAINVHPDGPEKTVENRGDKTCV